The following coding sequences lie in one Acidobacteriota bacterium genomic window:
- a CDS encoding DUF362 domain-containing protein has translation MAKATVAILRTRPGTVLRDYHELMNLARYQDVVAKDADTALKVNISWHFFFPGSSTVPWQLDGVIRALKADGYDPALVHACHNRTVVIDAHLGERENKQVNVVDAHGLRNIHLYEDEEWIGIKDAVGDLTKKFLCLNEVYPQGFMIPRRFIGENIIHLPTVKTHIFTTTTGAMKNAFGGLLNERRHWTHPVIHETLVDLLMIQKKIHRGVFAVMDGTFAGDGPGPRCMTPQVKNVILASADQVAIDAVAARLMGMDPMSIKFIRLAHEAGLGCGDPRDIEIVGDQSAAAENWHFVGPFKKMTFASRMQHRIYWGPLKKPIEWSLKTVLAPWAYIASVMYHDSFWYPMNADRMMKDVLSSDWGRLFQNWETASTKADADGYPDVGAAPAEISRLGARAFARSFKVLGTCVMEAPEFANKKRKVVTRS, from the coding sequence ATGGCCAAAGCGACTGTAGCCATTCTGCGTACGCGCCCCGGGACTGTCCTGAGGGACTACCACGAGCTGATGAACCTGGCCCGCTACCAGGACGTCGTCGCCAAGGATGCGGACACCGCGCTCAAGGTCAATATCTCGTGGCACTTCTTCTTTCCAGGCAGCTCAACGGTGCCGTGGCAACTGGATGGCGTCATCCGCGCGCTCAAGGCTGACGGCTACGATCCGGCGCTGGTGCACGCGTGCCACAACCGCACCGTCGTCATCGACGCGCACCTCGGCGAGCGTGAGAACAAGCAGGTCAATGTCGTCGACGCGCACGGACTGAGGAACATCCACCTCTACGAGGACGAAGAGTGGATCGGGATCAAGGACGCCGTCGGCGATTTGACGAAGAAGTTTCTCTGCCTCAATGAGGTCTACCCGCAGGGATTCATGATCCCGCGGCGATTCATCGGCGAGAACATCATCCATCTGCCGACCGTGAAGACGCATATCTTCACAACGACGACCGGTGCGATGAAGAACGCGTTTGGCGGACTGCTGAACGAGCGGCGTCACTGGACCCACCCGGTCATCCACGAAACGCTCGTGGACCTGCTGATGATCCAGAAGAAGATTCACCGCGGCGTCTTCGCCGTGATGGACGGCACGTTCGCGGGCGACGGCCCGGGGCCACGCTGCATGACGCCGCAGGTGAAAAACGTGATCCTGGCGAGCGCGGATCAGGTGGCCATTGACGCGGTCGCGGCTCGGCTTATGGGCATGGACCCGATGTCGATCAAGTTCATCCGCCTGGCACACGAGGCCGGGCTGGGATGTGGAGATCCACGCGACATCGAGATCGTCGGCGACCAGTCGGCGGCCGCCGAAAACTGGCACTTTGTGGGGCCGTTCAAGAAGATGACGTTCGCGTCCCGGATGCAGCACAGGATCTACTGGGGCCCGCTCAAGAAGCCGATCGAGTGGAGCCTCAAGACCGTGCTCGCGCCGTGGGCCTACATCGCCAGCGTCATGTACCACGACAGCTTCTGGTACCCGATGAACGCGGACCGGATGATGAAGGACGTCCTGTCGAGTGACTGGGGGCGGCTGTTCCAGAATTGGGAAACCGCCAGCACGAAAGCCGATGCCGACGGCTATCCCGACGTTGGCGCGGCCCCGGCCGAGATTTCGCGGCTCGGTGCACGCGCCTTCGCCAGATCATTCAAAGTGCTCGGAACCTGCGTGATGGAAGCGCCCGAGTTCGCCAATAAGAAGCGCAAGGTTGTCACGCGCTCGTAA
- a CDS encoding NADP-dependent oxidoreductase, whose protein sequence is MATLINRAWKLAARPQGTFKPEDFQWAEEPVPDPADGQVLVRVVYLSLDPTNRGWANATATYLPPIPLGSVMRGFGLGIVEASRHAALRPGDYVQGMLGWQAYSVVDGAAVTRFEPQPGIPLDAYPAVFSYIGATAYFGLLDIGRPKEGETIVVSGAAGAVGSLVGQIGKILGCRVVGIAGSDDKCQWLTGELHFDAAINYKRESVLRRLRQHCPNGIDVYFENVGGEILDAVLALINERARIALCGLISQYNEPVPPPGPRFFGNVLIKRARIEGFIILDYATRFPEAFAALGTWMSKGLLRYRTDIVDGLEHAPIAINRLFDGANTGKLLVRVSDDAIS, encoded by the coding sequence ATGGCGACGCTGATCAATCGCGCGTGGAAACTGGCGGCCCGGCCGCAAGGGACATTCAAACCAGAGGACTTTCAGTGGGCCGAAGAGCCGGTTCCGGATCCGGCCGACGGCCAGGTGCTCGTGCGCGTCGTGTACCTGTCGCTGGATCCGACCAATCGCGGCTGGGCCAATGCCACCGCGACCTATCTGCCGCCGATTCCGCTCGGCAGCGTCATGCGCGGCTTTGGCCTCGGCATCGTGGAGGCGTCACGTCACGCGGCGCTCAGGCCTGGCGACTACGTGCAGGGCATGCTCGGCTGGCAGGCGTACAGCGTGGTCGACGGAGCCGCGGTCACGCGGTTCGAGCCTCAGCCCGGCATTCCACTCGACGCTTACCCGGCCGTCTTCAGCTACATCGGGGCGACGGCGTACTTCGGCCTGCTCGATATCGGCCGGCCGAAGGAGGGTGAGACGATTGTCGTGTCTGGTGCCGCCGGCGCGGTGGGCTCACTTGTCGGTCAGATCGGCAAGATTCTCGGCTGCCGCGTTGTGGGCATCGCTGGCAGTGATGACAAGTGCCAGTGGTTGACCGGCGAACTCCACTTCGATGCCGCGATCAACTACAAACGCGAATCCGTCCTCCGGCGGTTGCGGCAGCACTGTCCGAACGGGATCGATGTGTACTTCGAGAATGTCGGAGGCGAGATTCTCGACGCGGTGCTGGCACTCATCAATGAGCGCGCGCGTATTGCGCTCTGCGGTCTCATCTCCCAGTACAACGAACCCGTGCCGCCGCCAGGGCCCCGCTTTTTCGGTAACGTGCTCATCAAGCGGGCGCGGATCGAGGGCTTCATCATCCTCGACTACGCGACCCGATTCCCGGAGGCGTTCGCTGCGCTTGGAACGTGGATGTCCAAGGGCCTGCTGCGCTATCGCACTGACATCGTCGACGGCCTCGAACACGCCCCGATCGCAATCAATCGGCTCTTCGACGGCGCGAACACCGGCAAGTTGCTCGTTCGCGTGTCAGACGATGCCATTTCCTGA
- a CDS encoding MFS transporter, producing the protein MTDRSVTSARPQPPRAYRWLVLVFISLAMFGNYYVYDCISPMADVLTAKLGFSDANIGLLQAIYSIPNVFMVLIGGFIIDRVGTRKATLAFGTLCLIGAATTAMADTGALQSLAATLGGPFGLAADSRTLAVMAAGRLIFGLGAESLIVAVTTAIAKWFKGKELSFAFGINLTIARLGSFAALNSPSWASWAFDDWRKPLLISVAFGTFCVTGAIFYWLLEINADRKYALGAAGSTDKVVFSDIFRFTWSYWCIVALCVTFYSGIFPFQTFAVKFFMASHGVSRETGGFLSSMLTLFAMICTPLFGLMVDKIGKRSLFMMFGSLLLIPVYLVMAYSSIPLYVPMAVMGIAFSLIPAIMWPSVAYVVEENKLGTAYGLMTLIQNIGLAGFNLTIGWANDYAGASASNPGGYHLGMWIFSCLGFFGLFFAWLLWRSEKGPKAHGLETIKA; encoded by the coding sequence ATGACTGATCGGTCCGTAACGTCCGCGCGCCCGCAGCCGCCGCGCGCCTATCGCTGGCTGGTGCTCGTCTTCATCAGCCTCGCGATGTTCGGCAACTACTACGTCTACGACTGCATCAGCCCGATGGCCGATGTCCTCACGGCCAAATTGGGCTTCTCCGATGCGAACATCGGCCTGCTGCAGGCGATCTACAGCATCCCGAACGTGTTCATGGTGCTCATCGGCGGTTTCATCATCGACCGTGTCGGCACCCGCAAGGCGACGCTGGCGTTTGGCACGCTCTGCCTTATCGGGGCTGCCACAACGGCTATGGCCGACACCGGCGCGCTGCAGTCGCTCGCGGCGACACTGGGAGGCCCCTTCGGCCTGGCGGCCGATTCGCGCACCCTGGCGGTCATGGCCGCGGGCCGTCTCATTTTCGGCCTCGGCGCCGAATCGCTCATCGTCGCCGTGACGACGGCCATCGCGAAGTGGTTCAAGGGCAAGGAGCTGAGCTTCGCCTTCGGCATCAACCTGACGATTGCGCGACTCGGTTCGTTTGCGGCCCTCAACTCCCCATCCTGGGCGAGTTGGGCGTTTGACGACTGGCGCAAGCCGCTGCTGATAAGCGTCGCGTTCGGCACCTTCTGCGTGACTGGCGCCATCTTCTACTGGCTGCTCGAGATCAATGCGGACCGGAAGTACGCGCTCGGCGCGGCCGGCTCCACCGACAAGGTCGTGTTCAGCGACATCTTCCGCTTTACCTGGTCCTACTGGTGCATCGTCGCCCTATGCGTGACCTTCTATTCCGGCATCTTCCCGTTCCAGACCTTCGCGGTGAAGTTCTTCATGGCGTCGCACGGCGTCTCGCGCGAGACGGGCGGGTTCCTGTCGAGCATGCTCACGCTGTTCGCCATGATCTGCACGCCGCTGTTCGGCCTGATGGTGGACAAGATCGGCAAACGATCATTGTTCATGATGTTCGGGTCGCTGTTGCTCATCCCGGTCTACCTCGTGATGGCTTACTCGTCGATCCCGCTCTACGTGCCGATGGCCGTGATGGGCATTGCCTTCTCGCTCATCCCCGCGATCATGTGGCCGTCGGTTGCCTACGTCGTCGAGGAGAACAAGCTCGGCACGGCGTACGGGTTGATGACGCTCATCCAGAACATCGGCCTCGCGGGATTCAACCTGACTATCGGGTGGGCCAACGATTACGCGGGCGCGAGCGCCTCGAACCCTGGCGGCTACCACCTCGGCATGTGGATCTTCTCGTGTCTTGGTTTCTTCGGCCTCTTCTTCGCGTGGTTGTTGTGGCGCAGCGAAAAGGGTCCGAAGGCCCACGGCCTCGAGACGATCAAGGCATAG
- a CDS encoding FumA C-terminus/TtdB family hydratase beta subunit: MLAEFFSSMLELIVKTSSELPPDVRAAMKAATDLEPADTRAGQALCIINVNIDQAADVEGAICQDTGMPTFEIHVPREADQLWMAEEVRRAIVEATRRGKLRPNSVDSITGKNSGNNLGPGTPVIHFNQWASANEIEVKLLLKGGGCENCNAQYAVPVELANLGRADRNLEGVRKCILHAVWQAQGKGCAPGAVGVCIGGDRTSSYAEAKAQLFRTLDDVNPDPQLAELEANIMGTVNRLGVGTMGFGGKTTLIGCKIAALNRLPACFFVSIAYDCWAFRRLGVVMDATTGAIKRWQYRDPSSPIAPMADQAGFKRTGREVVLTAPLTEAQVRSLKVGDVLLLNGRMFTGRDSVHAYLAKNNPPVDLNGGVIYHCGPVAVKDGDMWKMNAAGPTTSIREEPYQADVIRKFGVRAVIGKGGMGAKTLDALKECGAVYLSAIGGAAQFYARCIERVDGVSLFEFGVPEAMWHLHVKDFPVIVTMDAHGNSLHKDIEAESAKELAALKN, encoded by the coding sequence ATGTTAGCAGAATTCTTTTCGAGCATGCTTGAACTCATCGTCAAAACGTCGTCTGAACTGCCTCCCGACGTTCGCGCGGCCATGAAAGCCGCAACCGATCTGGAACCCGCCGACACGCGTGCCGGCCAGGCCCTGTGCATCATCAACGTCAATATCGATCAGGCTGCCGACGTCGAAGGCGCGATCTGCCAGGACACCGGCATGCCGACCTTCGAGATCCACGTGCCGCGAGAGGCGGACCAGTTGTGGATGGCCGAGGAAGTTCGAAGGGCGATTGTCGAGGCCACCAGGCGCGGGAAACTGCGTCCGAACTCGGTCGATTCAATCACTGGCAAGAATTCCGGCAACAACCTCGGCCCCGGCACGCCCGTCATCCACTTCAATCAGTGGGCGTCGGCCAACGAGATTGAGGTCAAGCTGCTGCTCAAGGGTGGCGGTTGCGAGAACTGCAACGCCCAGTATGCGGTGCCGGTCGAGTTGGCGAATCTCGGGCGCGCGGACCGGAATCTCGAGGGCGTCCGCAAGTGCATCCTCCACGCCGTGTGGCAGGCACAGGGCAAGGGGTGCGCGCCTGGGGCCGTCGGCGTGTGTATTGGCGGCGATCGCACCAGCAGCTACGCGGAGGCGAAGGCGCAGCTGTTCCGGACGCTCGACGATGTGAACCCGGATCCGCAACTCGCGGAGCTCGAAGCCAACATCATGGGCACGGTCAACCGGCTCGGCGTTGGCACGATGGGGTTCGGCGGCAAGACGACGCTCATCGGCTGCAAGATCGCGGCGCTCAATCGTCTGCCGGCCTGCTTCTTCGTGTCGATCGCGTACGACTGTTGGGCGTTCCGCCGGCTCGGCGTGGTGATGGACGCGACCACCGGCGCGATCAAGCGGTGGCAGTATCGCGATCCGTCGAGCCCGATCGCGCCGATGGCGGATCAGGCCGGGTTCAAGCGGACGGGGCGCGAGGTCGTGCTGACCGCGCCGCTCACCGAGGCGCAGGTCCGCTCGCTCAAGGTCGGCGACGTCCTGCTGCTCAACGGCCGCATGTTCACGGGCCGCGACTCGGTGCACGCATACCTGGCGAAGAACAACCCGCCGGTGGATCTGAACGGCGGGGTGATTTACCACTGCGGACCAGTGGCGGTGAAAGACGGCGATATGTGGAAGATGAACGCCGCCGGGCCGACCACCAGCATTCGCGAGGAGCCGTACCAGGCCGACGTCATTCGCAAGTTCGGCGTGCGCGCCGTCATTGGCAAGGGCGGCATGGGCGCAAAGACGCTCGACGCCCTGAAGGAGTGCGGCGCGGTCTACTTGAGCGCGATTGGCGGCGCGGCGCAGTTCTACGCCCGGTGCATCGAGCGCGTCGATGGCGTGTCGCTCTTCGAGTTCGGTGTGCCCGAAGCGATGTGGCACCTGCACGTCAAGGACTTCCCGGTGATCGTGACGATGGATGCGCACGGGAACAGTCTGCACAAGGACATCGAAGCCGAGTCGGCGAAGGAGTTGGCGGCGCTGAAGAATTAG
- a CDS encoding class I SAM-dependent methyltransferase has translation MFSRIRLAAALCAVALFATEAGHLGAQGRVRHGRLFAPQDLGLLEGPDRDLWQMPGPIMDALGIAEGSIVADLGAGGGWFTIRLARRVGPNGKVYAEDIQRLMLEATRRRIAREGLRNVEPVLGTESDPRLPAGKIDAVLVVDTYHEINDPVPLLRNLAKSLKPQGRVGVVDFRKDGWGPGPPLEERVDPDLIVRDAEAAGLKLARRETFLPYQFFLIFVRK, from the coding sequence ATGTTCAGCAGGATACGGCTCGCGGCGGCGTTGTGTGCCGTGGCGCTTTTCGCCACCGAGGCGGGGCACCTCGGTGCGCAGGGCCGGGTGCGGCATGGCCGCTTGTTCGCGCCCCAGGATCTTGGCCTGCTCGAGGGGCCCGACCGCGATCTCTGGCAGATGCCGGGACCGATCATGGATGCGCTCGGCATCGCCGAAGGGTCGATCGTGGCCGACCTCGGAGCGGGCGGCGGCTGGTTCACGATTCGCCTTGCTCGGCGCGTCGGTCCCAACGGAAAGGTCTACGCCGAGGATATCCAGCGCCTGATGCTGGAAGCGACCCGGCGTCGCATCGCCCGCGAGGGTCTTCGCAACGTGGAACCGGTGCTTGGGACGGAATCAGATCCGAGGCTGCCGGCAGGCAAAATCGATGCGGTCCTGGTGGTTGACACGTACCACGAGATCAACGACCCCGTGCCGTTGCTCCGGAACCTCGCAAAGTCGCTGAAGCCGCAAGGACGCGTTGGCGTCGTGGATTTCCGGAAGGATGGGTGGGGCCCTGGCCCGCCGCTCGAGGAGCGCGTGGACCCGGATCTCATCGTGCGCGATGCGGAAGCGGCCGGATTGAAGCTGGCACGGCGAGAGACGTTTCTCCCCTACCAGTTCTTCCTGATCTTCGTGAGGAAGTAA
- a CDS encoding biotin transporter BioY: protein MTNASLLYSLTDRLALPSSRAIRVASVLFITVLTAAAAQVSIPLPFTPVPLTLQPMIVLLGAAALGSRLGVASQILYLAAGVAGLPVFAASPVLPHGIARLFGPTGGFLLSYPLAALVTGLLAERGFDRRYLTSVAAMAAGLAIIFAGGVSTLTLQFAPAMGSGALAAALAAGFYPFVAADLVKLLIAASVLPGVWKVLGR, encoded by the coding sequence ATGACGAATGCATCTCTGCTGTATTCACTGACTGACCGACTGGCGTTGCCGTCTTCGCGCGCCATCCGGGTGGCCAGTGTTCTGTTCATCACCGTGCTGACCGCGGCCGCAGCCCAGGTCAGCATCCCGTTGCCGTTCACGCCGGTGCCGCTGACGCTGCAGCCCATGATCGTGCTGCTCGGCGCGGCGGCCCTCGGTTCCCGGCTGGGTGTCGCCAGCCAGATCCTCTACCTGGCGGCCGGCGTTGCCGGGTTGCCGGTGTTTGCCGCGTCGCCGGTACTTCCACACGGCATCGCGAGGCTGTTTGGCCCGACCGGCGGGTTCCTGCTCAGCTACCCGCTCGCGGCGTTGGTGACTGGCCTGCTCGCTGAGCGCGGATTCGATCGCCGTTACCTGACCTCAGTGGCCGCCATGGCCGCTGGTCTCGCCATCATCTTTGCTGGCGGGGTGTCGACGCTCACGCTGCAGTTCGCACCGGCGATGGGTAGTGGCGCGCTCGCTGCCGCGCTCGCGGCCGGCTTCTATCCGTTTGTCGCTGCCGATCTGGTCAAGCTCCTCATCGCCGCAAGCGTCTTGCCGGGCGTCTGGAAGGTGCTCGGGCGCTAG
- the thiD gene encoding bifunctional hydroxymethylpyrimidine kinase/phosphomethylpyrimidine kinase: protein MKKALTIAGSDSGGGAGIQADLKTFAAHGVWGTSAIAAITAQNTLGVTAALPLPCDIITAQIEAVTSDIGVDAVKTGMLATTAIVEAVAAAVARFTLVNVVVDPVMVSKSGAVLLAGDAVDALRRQLLPRATVVTPNTEEAEVLTGLTIRSVDDSRLAARLIHDMGPAAVIVKGGHLPTADVVDVLFDGQDLLEFRHVRVPGTNTHGTGCTFAAAIAANLALGKTIAQAVPLAQAYVEGAIRHGAAAGRGVGVLNHFWNGAAKLY, encoded by the coding sequence ATGAAGAAGGCACTGACAATCGCCGGGAGTGATTCGGGCGGCGGAGCAGGCATCCAGGCCGACCTCAAGACGTTCGCCGCGCACGGGGTCTGGGGCACGAGCGCGATTGCGGCCATCACCGCTCAGAACACGCTCGGGGTGACCGCCGCGCTCCCGCTCCCTTGCGACATCATCACGGCGCAGATCGAGGCCGTCACGAGCGATATCGGCGTCGACGCCGTCAAGACCGGTATGCTCGCCACCACCGCTATCGTCGAAGCCGTCGCCGCCGCGGTGGCGCGGTTCACGCTGGTCAATGTCGTCGTAGACCCGGTGATGGTGTCGAAAAGCGGCGCCGTCCTGCTGGCTGGCGACGCGGTGGATGCTCTGCGCAGACAACTGCTGCCGCGGGCGACCGTGGTCACGCCGAATACGGAGGAAGCGGAGGTGCTGACCGGACTCACGATCCGGAGCGTGGACGACAGCCGGCTGGCGGCGCGCCTGATTCACGACATGGGCCCCGCGGCCGTCATCGTCAAAGGCGGGCATCTTCCAACGGCCGACGTCGTGGATGTGCTGTTTGATGGCCAGGATCTGCTGGAGTTTCGCCACGTGCGCGTGCCGGGGACAAACACGCATGGTACCGGATGCACGTTCGCGGCTGCCATCGCGGCGAACCTGGCACTCGGCAAGACGATCGCGCAAGCCGTTCCGCTCGCCCAAGCATACGTGGAGGGGGCGATCCGCCACGGCGCCGCAGCCGGCCGGGGTGTGGGCGTCCTGAATCACTTCTGGAACGGCGCAGCAAAGCTATACTGA
- a CDS encoding molybdenum cofactor biosynthesis protein MoaE: protein MPPTLLSITRDELDLAALVRLVTESGDQPPGRHGAIVTFLGTVRGENLGRRVVELEYQAYEPLAVRAFEIIAAEVADTWPEARLALHHRIGTLRPGEVSVAIAAASPHRTEAFKACRYAIERVKQIAPIWKREVFEGGEAWIENATADPSDSAARQAASERACR, encoded by the coding sequence ATGCCGCCGACGCTGCTGAGTATCACACGCGACGAACTGGACCTTGCGGCGCTGGTGCGTCTGGTCACCGAGAGCGGCGACCAACCGCCGGGCCGGCATGGAGCGATCGTGACGTTTCTCGGGACAGTCCGGGGCGAGAACCTCGGCCGGCGCGTCGTGGAGCTGGAGTACCAGGCCTACGAGCCCCTGGCCGTGCGCGCGTTTGAGATCATTGCCGCCGAGGTCGCCGACACCTGGCCCGAGGCGAGGCTGGCGCTGCATCATCGGATTGGGACGCTGCGACCGGGCGAGGTCAGCGTCGCGATCGCCGCGGCGTCGCCGCATCGCACAGAGGCGTTCAAGGCCTGCCGCTACGCGATCGAGCGCGTGAAGCAGATCGCGCCGATCTGGAAACGTGAGGTTTTTGAAGGCGGCGAGGCGTGGATCGAGAATGCAACGGCCGATCCCTCCGATTCGGCGGCTCGGCAGGCTGCCAGCGAGCGCGCATGCAGGTAA
- the moaD gene encoding molybdopterin converting factor subunit 1, producing the protein MQVTIRLFARLRDIAGTADLVRDVPEGATVDTAWQALATEFPAMAPHRASLSAAVNAEYAQFTRALADRDEVVFLPPVSGG; encoded by the coding sequence ATGCAGGTAACGATTCGATTGTTCGCGCGGCTGCGCGACATCGCTGGTACAGCCGATCTGGTGCGTGACGTGCCTGAAGGCGCCACCGTGGACACGGCATGGCAGGCCCTCGCCACCGAGTTTCCGGCGATGGCGCCGCATCGCGCATCCCTGTCGGCCGCTGTCAACGCGGAGTACGCGCAATTCACCCGGGCGCTGGCCGATCGGGACGAGGTGGTCTTTCTGCCGCCGGTGTCGGGGGGATGA
- the prfA gene encoding peptide chain release factor 1 — protein MLDKLNSIEARYEDLLVALGTPAVQSDATQYRTNAKALAEIEPVVERFREYKSVTSQIAQAEELAKTDDAEMRALALEELPPLKARAEILIAEIKALLVPKDPNDAKNVVLEIRAGTGGDEAALFAAELFRMYSRFAERQGWRIEVLSTSENGIGGTKEVVASIEGKLVYSRLKYESGVHRVQRVPATEASGRIHTSTATVAVLPEAEEVDVAIEAKDLRVDTFCSSGPGGQSVNTTYSAVRITHLPSGLVVSQQDEKSQVKNRSKAMKVLRARLYEMEMRKQQAAIAKDRRSQVGTGERSEKIRTYNYPQSRITDHRINFTTHRLTDVLDGNVTELIDQVVTYYTAEQLKDVTTVGE, from the coding sequence ATGCTGGATAAGCTGAATTCCATCGAAGCGAGATACGAGGACCTGCTCGTGGCGCTGGGGACGCCCGCGGTGCAGTCAGACGCGACCCAGTACCGGACCAACGCGAAGGCACTGGCCGAGATCGAGCCTGTCGTCGAGCGTTTTCGCGAGTACAAGAGCGTCACCTCGCAGATCGCGCAGGCGGAAGAACTCGCGAAGACCGATGACGCGGAGATGCGGGCACTGGCGCTCGAAGAATTGCCGCCGCTCAAGGCACGAGCGGAAATCCTGATCGCGGAGATCAAGGCGCTGCTCGTGCCCAAAGACCCGAACGACGCGAAGAACGTCGTCCTGGAGATCCGAGCGGGCACGGGCGGCGACGAGGCGGCGCTGTTTGCCGCCGAGCTGTTCCGGATGTACAGCCGATTTGCGGAACGGCAGGGCTGGCGTATCGAAGTCCTGTCGACCAGCGAGAACGGCATCGGCGGCACCAAGGAAGTGGTCGCGAGCATCGAAGGCAAGCTGGTCTACAGCCGGTTGAAGTACGAAAGCGGCGTGCACCGGGTTCAGCGGGTTCCGGCAACCGAGGCGAGCGGCCGGATCCATACGTCGACCGCGACGGTGGCCGTGCTGCCGGAGGCCGAGGAGGTCGACGTCGCCATCGAGGCGAAAGACCTCCGCGTTGACACGTTCTGCTCGAGCGGTCCCGGCGGCCAGAGCGTCAACACGACGTACTCGGCGGTGCGGATCACGCATCTCCCCTCGGGCCTGGTCGTCTCGCAGCAGGATGAGAAGTCGCAGGTCAAGAATCGGTCGAAGGCCATGAAAGTGCTGCGAGCGCGACTCTACGAGATGGAGATGCGCAAGCAGCAGGCGGCGATCGCCAAGGACCGGCGCAGTCAGGTCGGCACCGGCGAGCGTTCCGAGAAGATCCGGACGTACAACTACCCACAAAGCCGGATTACGGATCATCGGATCAACTTCACGACACACCGGTTGACCGATGTGCTGGACGGCAACGTGACCGAACTGATTGACCAGGTCGTCACGTATTACACGGCCGAGCAATTGAAGGACGTCACGACGGTCGGGGAATAG
- the prmC gene encoding peptide chain release factor N(5)-glutamine methyltransferase, with product MNATDTLHAIILDARRRLERAGIEPAEAALDAELLARHALGGWERGQLLANWREPAPAGFVERFDPLVERRERREPTAYITGHREFWGLEIDVEPGVLIPRPETEFIIEEALARLTPLAESRPNGRVLRIADIGTGSGCLAIALARWLPSAHVIATDMSAAALAIAARNVVRHDVQDRVTLVRCDLLDATAGPFDLIVSNPPYVPAADLASLQPEILDYEPRLALEAGQDGLDLIRRLVPMAASRLVPGGWLVFEFGHGQATSVREIIAADARLAVVALRDDLAGIPRTAVACRTRSGL from the coding sequence ATGAACGCCACCGACACGCTGCACGCGATCATCTTGGATGCCCGGAGGCGCCTCGAGCGCGCCGGCATCGAACCGGCCGAGGCCGCGCTCGACGCGGAGCTGCTGGCGCGACATGCGCTGGGTGGATGGGAGCGAGGGCAACTGCTCGCCAACTGGCGTGAGCCGGCCCCGGCGGGGTTCGTTGAACGGTTTGACCCGCTCGTTGAGCGTCGCGAACGCCGGGAACCCACCGCATACATCACGGGACACCGCGAATTCTGGGGCCTCGAGATCGACGTCGAGCCCGGCGTGCTCATCCCGCGGCCCGAAACCGAGTTCATCATCGAGGAGGCCCTGGCTCGTCTCACTCCGCTTGCCGAATCCCGACCGAATGGCCGTGTCCTGCGTATCGCCGACATTGGCACCGGCAGCGGCTGTCTTGCCATCGCGCTGGCGCGCTGGCTGCCTTCGGCCCACGTGATTGCCACCGACATGTCGGCCGCCGCGCTCGCCATCGCCGCCAGGAACGTCGTCCGACACGACGTGCAAGACCGCGTGACGCTCGTGCGCTGCGATCTACTGGACGCGACGGCCGGCCCGTTCGACCTCATCGTGTCGAACCCACCATACGTCCCGGCTGCGGATCTGGCATCACTTCAGCCCGAGATCCTCGACTATGAACCGCGGCTCGCGCTGGAGGCGGGACAAGATGGCCTCGACCTGATTCGCCGGCTCGTGCCGATGGCCGCCAGCCGGCTGGTGCCGGGCGGGTGGCTCGTCTTCGAGTTTGGCCATGGCCAGGCGACCAGCGTGCGGGAGATCATCGCAGCCGATGCGCGCCTGGCAGTGGTAGCATTGCGCGACGATCTCGCGGGCATCCCGCGCACCGCCGTCGCCTGTCGAACCCGGAGTGGCCTATGA
- a CDS encoding histidine triad nucleotide-binding protein, whose amino-acid sequence MSCLFCRVVSGEIPAKKIYEDDALVAFHDINPQAPVHFLIVPRKHIATLNDVTPDDEPLIGMMLTRAAALARELGLAERGYRAVFNCNSEAGQTVFHIHLHLLGGRPMLWPPG is encoded by the coding sequence ATGAGCTGCCTGTTCTGTCGCGTGGTCAGTGGCGAAATACCCGCCAAGAAGATCTACGAAGACGACGCCCTGGTGGCGTTCCACGACATCAATCCGCAGGCGCCCGTCCACTTTCTGATCGTGCCGCGCAAGCACATCGCCACGCTCAACGACGTGACGCCAGATGACGAACCACTGATCGGCATGATGCTCACCCGGGCTGCCGCACTCGCCCGCGAACTGGGTCTCGCGGAGCGGGGCTATCGCGCGGTGTTCAACTGCAACAGCGAGGCCGGCCAGACGGTGTTCCACATCCACCTGCACCTGCTCGGTGGACGTCCGATGCTCTGGCCTCCGGGCTAG